Below is a window of Larus michahellis unplaced genomic scaffold, bLarMic1.1 SCAFFOLD_54, whole genome shotgun sequence DNA.
ctgctgggggggggcatggggagacTAGGGGGTCTGGAGGGTCCCAGGAGGTCTTGAGGGGCCCTGGGGGTGAGTTCCGTGGCATCTCTATAGGGTCCGTGTGGGTGCTGGGAGGTGCCGGGGGTCGCTGTGGGTGCAGTGGGGGGTGATTTGGGGGTTCTACAGCGGGACTTGGGGGAGTTCTGGGGGTCCCGGACACTGGACCGGTGGtggcccccccctcctcccccctccccactcccaggaGGTGGAGGCGCTGCTGGGGGAGACGCGGATGCTGCAGGGGAAGCTCCAGAGCCAAGAGGACGATTTCCGCCTGCAGAACAGCACCCTCCTGCGGGAACTGGCCaaggtgggggtcccagcccccccagggacaccagcaccccctccccacgtcccccaggccaccccgggggggtccctAAAGTCACTCTGAGCCTCCTAGTGCTACCTTAGGGGTTCCTGGGGTGTTCCTTATGTCGTCCTGGGGGGGTTTGTCTCACCGGTGCAGGGCCCAGAGGTTCCCTGGGGGTCTCTGGTGTCACTTtcagggtcggggggggggcttTTGATGTCGTTTTAGAGTCCCTGAGTCCCTACAGCGGCCCCCCAATTCCTTGTGGGGGAtcttgggggtctgggggggtcccatagGTGCCTGACctagaggcggggggggggtgtgtgtgtgtgtcccagttgTGTGCGCAGATCGAGGGACTGGAGGAGGAGAACCGGCGGCTGCGGCAGGGGgggcccccaggacccccccgtgACCTCCCGTCGTCCGCGGACACCCCCCAGGATGGGGCCACTGGTGACAGtggggcccccccggcccctacAGATGGTGAGGGGGCACCTGGCTGGGGGGGTTGTCAGGTATCTCTGGGGGGTTTGGGAgtgctgggggggtttgggggtgttctAGGGTACCTCCCgggtggttttggggtccccgaggttgggggggtcggggggggggggcgtgtccaGGGGGGCGTGTGTGTCCTTTTGCGCGTTATCGCTGTCTGTGGGGGGGATATGGGGCGTCTGTGGGGCGTAGAGCGCCTGGCAGGCGGATGCGGGGGCCGTGTGAGTCCCtgtggagctggggggggagtTTAGGGGGCCCTATGGGGGCTGTGGGTCTGACTCCCGCTCTCGCagccccccggagcccccccaggagctgcagccggcggaggagggggctggaggcgATGTTCCCCCTGGGGAACCCCCGGCACCCACTGCCCAGGTCAgttgggggggggtgtatggggtgtatagggggctgggggggctgtagAGGACCTGGGGGGGGGCTAAAGGAGGTTTGGAAGTGTGGgggggggcagttttgggggaaATATGTGAATGTTGAGGGGGGGAAACAGACCCTGGGGGTCTCTAGGGGGTCGAGAGGGTTATGGGGCGATAtgagagacggggggggggggggggggggggttgggtttgtATAGGGGAGAGTTTTGGGGGAAAATACAGTAAAAGCGGAATTGAAACGTGGAAGCGGCTGGGGGGAGCGCGCAGCCCACGAAGGCGCAGAAGGCTCTGAAACGGGTAGattaaatttggggggggggggggggggggcggtctcTGGGGGTCTCACAGGGTCTCTTGCAGGCGGAGGTGGCCcggctgcaggcagaggtggCCGAGGTAAGGTGGGGGGACACTTTCGGGTGGCCCTGAGGaggatttgggggtctgggggcggGCGATCCATAGGGAATTTGGTAGGGTTGGAGTCCCAGAGGGAtttcgggggggagggggggtggctcCTGGGGGACCTTAGTGGTGTCTGCGGAGACTTTGGGGCTCTCGAAGAGCTCGGGGGAGTcccagagggatttgggggtgtCCAAGGGGCATCCCGGGAGGATTTCTGGGGTCTcggaggggcttgggggggctaCTTTGCGGGTTCTGGGAGTCTCTCAGTGGGGTCTGGGGGgaacggcgggggggggagagggggtgtcTTTCTTCCCCAATGGTGATTTTTGTTGTCTGTGTGTTGCCCCCCCCCAGCTGAcggaaaagctgaaaaagaagcagGAGAGGTGAGACGTCGCGGGGGCCTGGGTTTGgtggggggggtttgggtttttttggtttttttcttattttttgtttctttattgttttttttttttgttccagtttcCTTCAGCTGCAGGCGGAGAAGGAGACGCTGCTCAGGGACAGTCGGTGGGTCACTCCTGGGGGGATCATGGAGGGGGGGTTGGTGTGTGTCCCCCGGATACCTGGGActcccccggacacccccccctGACCCCGTGCACCCCAGGGACGGAGGCGGAGGAGCTCCAGGCCCGGCGGGAAGAGGAATTCCGGGAGCTCCAGGCCCAGAATCggcggctgcagcaggagctggaggctgcagcccaggtgggggcaccccaaaacGTTTGGGGttcctggcgggggggggggggggcgacacacGACACCTTGGGGTGCTGGTAGAGTCCTAGGGGTGCCCCGTGGCAttgtgggggtcccggggggggacacactccctgggggaactggggggctcTTGGGAGTCACCCCTGAGTGTCAGGTCTCGTGGGGAGCACCGTGGGGTGCTGGAGGGTCGCCCTATGGCGTGGAGGGGGGGTTAGATCCAGCCCCTTACGGCCCCACGGGGGATCTATAGGGTCTTTACAGTCCCGCGTGGCAGTTGGTGGCTGCAGGATgagttttttttctggctttgggCGGCCTGGAATAGTTTTATACGGCCTCATGTGGCCCCAGGCAGCGCTGCTGGACCCTATAGGGCCCTATAGAGTGCTGTGTGGGGCGGCAGGTGgagggggggctgcgggagcggagcggggccctGGCCCGGGAGCTGCAGGAGACGCAGGTGCAGCGCGACGCCCTCGACGCCCAGCTCCAGGTAGGGTTAGGGGGGAagctgggggtccccgggggcgtCCTCATGTGGTCACCGAGGGGGTTGGGGTCCTTGGGGGGTGCTTTGGGGTCCCCACTGTGCCCCTCGCCTTGTCCCAGGGGAGCTTTTGGGGGTTCATGGGAGGTTTTGGGGCTTCCCAAAATGCTGCTGACGCTATTGCGTGGGGATTTTGGGTGTTTTTCGGGGAAGATTCAGGGGTGCCGTGATGTCATACCtggggagttttgggggtccccgggtGGATTTGGGGCCCGAGAGGTGCCCTGACCCCAGCCCTGGGGCGTCCTGGAGGGTCCCCTGGGGGAACGGGAGGTACCAGATGTGCCCCGACCCCCATCCCTGGGAAGTTTTGGGGGTCTCGTGAGGGGATTTGGCATCCCAGAGGTGCCCCTGGGCCTCGTTCCGGGGGGAGCCTGGGGGTCTCGTGGAGATGTTTGGGGTCCCCGAGGTGCCCTGGGTCGCGCGTGCCCCCGCAGGCGTGCGCGGGGGAGCGGGACGGACTGCGGCGGCAGCTGGCGGAGGCGGAGGCCGCTCGGGGGGAGagcgagcggggccggcggcaggcGCAGGTCAGGCCACCCCCcgctttcccttcccctcccctcccctcccctgtgacccccccaccccgtcctggTGTGGGGGTCCCCTCTGCTCACCCCGTCCCCACCGCTCTGTCCCCGCAGGAGCACGTGGCGGCCGCCCGTGCCCACGCCGAGGAGCACCGGGCTGAGCTGGAGGTGAGCGTGGGGCTATAggggatccccccccccacccccctccccgtggcGTAGCCCCACGGAGGGTGCCTATAGGCACCCCCTCCCGGAGCTATGGGGGGCTGTAGAGATCTCTGTAGCAaccctgggggctgtgggggggcctgggggctgTGAGCGCTGCAGGATTCGTATGGGTCTACGCGGGGTTATAGGTGGCGTTTTTGAGGTCTCTCGCGGCCCTATAGAAGGTATAGGGAACCGTAGGGCGCTATGGAGGTCCTAAGGACTCCTGAGGCTCTATAGGGTCCTCGGGGCGCTGTGGGGTGTAGAGGGGTTGGGTGGAGCCTGTACGGTTCTCCGTGCCGCTATAGAAGCTATAGGTGCCTTAGAATGTTATAAGAGCTGTAGGGACTTTCGGTATATTCTATAGCGATTCTTTAAATGCCAAAGGGGTTGTGGGGCGTGCCAGGTCCTATAGGATCCTATAAGATCGAGCCCTTACGGCTTTATAGAGAcccagggatgctgcgggatCCCGTAAGGGGTTGGATTGACCCGGGGGTGCTATAGGGACCCCACGGGCCTTAAAGAGTCTGTAGGGGGCGGTTGGGACGCCGTGGGACCCGCGCCGTCTGCCCCGCGGCTCTAGAGAGCCCTATAGGTGGTGGCGCTGGTGtgaccttccccccccccccgctgtccccagggccgcgtcagggagctgcaggcagcactgggggACGCTGAGCGGCAGCGGGAGCTGCAGGAGGCCGAGGGCCGGGCGCTGCGACAGgtacccccaaatccacccccacagccctgtccccccccaagtcttgcccccctcagcccccccgggaccccctcacactcaccccgggacccccagaagcctccgtggcacccacaagtGCTCTCAGGGACCACCAGAAATCTCGCTGGGAGCCCCGTTTCCCCTGTGCtctcagaccccccccccccccccactggaGACCCTGAGGTGCCCAAgtaccccccgggacccccagatCCCCTCCCAGGGTCCCTAAACTTCTCTGGGACCCTTCCCCGAATTGTCTCTGACCCCCCTCATTCCCCTGGGTTCTCTCTGattcccctgggacccccccagactcCCCTCAAGACCCACAAGTCTTCTCTgggaccccccaaatcccccatcGTGATCCCCCAAACTCCCCTCAGCAGCCACAAGTCCTCTCTgagacccccccaaatccccttgggaccccccccagtcccctctgAAACCCCCCAGAACCTCCCCATaccctctttttccttccccccctccaggAGCTGAAGGACGTCCGGGACGGGCAGCGCATCCTGGAGAAGAAGGGCAGCGCTGCGgtgggggaccccgggggggtgttgggggggggatcTCAGGGGCCGGGGTCCTGTAGAGagccctgacacccccccccccccccccccccccgcactgtTCCCCCCTCATCAGCTGAAGGACCTGAAGCGTCAGCTGCAGCTGGAGCGGCGCCGGGCCGATCGCCTGCAGgagcggctgcaggagctgctggcaccCAGCCGTGCCCGCACCGGTGAGCCGCACGCCGGGGTTCCCTGcgaggtcgggggggggggtggcttcCAGTCACCGGGGTCCgcttggggggtgtggggggggctcCTGAATACCCAGGTCCCCTCATGGGGGGCTGTCCTGGGTCTGCAGGTGGGGGGTTttagggtgtgtggggctgctggtgggaagaaaatgggtgtgtggggggcgggggtgtcTCTCAAATGCTTGCGTCTCCTGGGGGGGGCgctcccggatgcctgggtccgcagggagggggtggcagagTTCTCTGTGGGGAGTGGGGTAAAGTGGGGGTGCCTGGACCCCTGCGTCCCCCCAGTGGTGCCTGgcacccctctcccccctccccagagccgggggggggggggggccatccCGGATGCCTGGATCCCCCTTATTGTGTGTCCCctcccccagggctggaggagctggggctggagggggggtcCCCCGGGCGGGGGCCCGGGGGCGACAGCAGCAGCCTCTCGTCCCTGGGCCGCGACGGCTCCGCCCCTGGCAGCACCAAGGTGGGTGtggctggggggtggggtgtgggtgtggtGGGTGGGGCCAGTAGAGGGTGTGGCCATTCTGGCCCCTCCCCAGTGGGGGGGTTGGGCTGGTGTGGCCTCGTAAGCACCGCCCCACTGACccagccttcccccctccccccccacaccgCCTTCATCCCTACAGTCAGGctcgggcagccccggggggggcagtggcgggggggtccccggcggGGGTGGCCTGTCCCCCGCCGAGGTGGCCGAGCTGTTCCAGCGCCTGGCCCAGAGCCAGCAGGAGcggtggctgctggaggagaaggtacttttgggggtgagggggggggggggaagggtgggcctgggaggggccgggggtgggATACGACCGGGGTGGTCACTGctgtgtcgtgtgtcccccccccccacaaatcCTTCCCGAGGTGCGTCACCTGGAGGTGAGCAGCGCCTCGATGGCGGAGGATCTGTGCCGCAAGAGCGCCATCATCCAGAGCTTCGTGCGCGACAGCCGCCTGGGTGAGCCCCACAtccaccgcccccctcccccccccccaaaccccccctcgcctcactttccccccccccccccagaggcGGCGGgaccccccggtcccccccggcGGGGTGCGGGGCCGGGTGAGGAGGGGCTGCGGGAGATGAACAAGAAGCTGCAGAAcatgctggaggagcagctcacCAAGAACCTGCACCTGGGGCAGGTGGGTGTGgccgggggggagaggggcgtgGCCTCCGGAGGGCGTGGTCTCTCTGACCCCACCCCTTTTCTCTTAACCCTCCCCAGGACCTGGAGGTGATGTCGCAGGAGCTGGCACGGCTCAGCAAGGAGCGGGCGGCCCCCCCGTGACCAGCGGGGTctctgtcccgtcccgtcccccccccgcccctcgctgcaggccccgcctccccccgcgggcccgggccggccggcggcgggcgtTGCTGCTTTAAAAGGACGTTGCCCCTTTAAGAGGGGGGTGGACCCCTCAGGAAGGCGTTGCCCCTTTAAGGGGGGGCTGTTGCCCCTTTAAGGGGGGGTGCCTGCATGCGCCTCCCTCCGTTCGTTCTgtcccacccgccccccccctcccccccattaaTAAACCCGATGTGAAACGCTGCAGCTTGCGTCATTCGTTCTTTttcgggggtgtgtgtgtacgcGATGACATCACGACGCAACGCACTGCCGGAGCTCGCCCGCGGCGTCCTCCGGCCCGTGACGTCACTTCCGGCAGTGTGACCCGGATGTtgttgccgccgccgccgcccgcaggaCGGGGACGATCGCGGCGCAGCTCCACATCCCCCGCGCGCCCGGCGCCTTCCACCGACGGGGAAGGCGCGGCGTGACGTCAGCACGGTGACGTaacacctccccccctccctcccctttcccggtaggggggcggcggcggcacgattcccccccccgtcccttgTCCCCCCCGTCGCCGTTGTGAGCCTGCGCGGAgcctcgccccgcccccgccatggcggccgcggggggcggggcctcgctGGAGGAGGAGTGCGAGGTAGTGCGCGTGCGCGTCAAggtgagggggcggggcctcgcgAGGGGGCGTGGCTAATGGCCGCGGGGGCGTGGTCTGATCGCATAAGGGGCGGGGCGACTCTTGGTGGGCGGGGCTGTCGCGGTGGGGGCGGGGCTGTGGGGGTGTTTCCCGCCGAACGGGTCacgtgggggtgggggggtggggctAAGGCGCTGTTGCCGCGGTGACGGGACGCGGCCGCCATTTTGGGCAGcggggctgttggggggggggcagctccggGACCCCACCACCCCCGTCTTGCCTCTGCCCGCAGAAGAGCGAGGGGCTGCTGCCGCCCGAGTTCCGCTCCTTCGCCGTCGACCCGCAGATCACCTCGCTGGACGTGCTGCAGCACATCCTGGCCCGCGCCTTCGACCTCCAGGGGTGAGACCGGGCCCTCCCTGCGCCCCCACCCCGGCCGCCTCATGGCCCCCCTGGGCGCGGGCCTGTCGCTGAGCCTCCCCCTCACGCACCCTCAGGAAGAAGAGCTTCTCCGTCAGCTTCGCAGCCCGTGATCCCCAGGGCCAGGAAACCTTCGTGCCGCTGCTGAGCGATGGGGACCTGGCGGCCGCCTTTGCCTGCGCCCGGCCCACCCTGTGCCTGCGCCTCGATGTCCGGCCCCCCCCCGAAAGTGagtggggggtccccggggggaggaggaggaggagggtggtgggacagCGGGGCAGGGCCGGTGGGGGGCAtttagggaggaataaccccctgcagcCGTACAGGTTGGGGACTGAGCTGCTGGAAAACGACTGTGGGGAAAGAGAACTGGGAGTCCTGATGGGCAACAAGTTGCCCGTGGGCCGGCAGCGCGGGCGAAATggctaatggcatcctgggggggcGTttagaagagcgtggccagcagagggaggggaggttCGTCCTcccccctcggctctgccctgggaggccccgtctggagcactgggtccagttctgagCCCCCTCAGTTCACGACCTGGTGGAGAAGGTTCCAGCAGAGGCTGCGGAGGTGAGGAAGGGACTGGGAGCGTTTCCCTGCGGAGAGCCCTGGGGCCGTTTAAGCCGGAGAAGGACAAACTGAGAGAAGTTTTTATAGAATCCTACAACAGTTTGGGTTGAAAAGGACTTtcaagcccatccagtgccatcCCTTgccatctcccaccagcccaggttgcccaaagccccgtccagcctggccttgaacccctccagggatggggcagccacagcttctctgggcaacctgggccaggggctcaccagccacatttttttcctaatgtttttctAGTTTaagactgttttcttatttatcGCTTTACCACCTTATAAAAACGAGTGCGTTATCGATGCTCAAAGAGCGTTTTTATCGATATTTAAAGGGCGGGTGGCGagaggatggcggggggggggcagactCTTcatcccagcgacaggacaaggggcacaaacacaggaaattccagcTGAAGACGAGGAAAAACTTTTAATTTGAGGTTgccagagcgctggaacaggttgcccagagagggtgtggggtctccttctctggagatattccaaacccgcctggaccaCCCCAGGGCGGGTGTTAggaggggacccgggtgtccggGGGGGTGGGTGTCGGGGGTGCCCAGTGGAGGGACCCAGGCCCCCCCTGTGCCGCAGGCCCGCTGCTGGAGGACTGGGACATCATCAGCCCCCGGGAGGTGGCAGCGGTGGAGCCCCTCCCCGAGCGCCGCTCGCTGCTGGCCGCCGCGCTGCCCTTCACCCAGGCCCTGCTGGCGCAGGTGAGGGGacctggggagcgggggggctgaAACCTCGTGGAGCGCCCCCCTGGCCCCGCCGCCTTCaccatcccagtgccctcccggTGCCTTCCGGTGCTCCTAGATCCATTCAACACCCTTTCTGTTGGCCTAGTTGCTCCCCAGTCCCCTCCGAGTGTCACTTAGTTGTCTCACAGtgtcccccagtcccctcccagtgccttccgGTGCTCTTAGCACCCTTTCTGTTGTCCTGGTTGTCCCCTGATCCCCTCACAGTGTCTCCTGGTTCCCTTGCAGTGCTCCCACTtccctcccagtgtctcccagcgCTCCTAGTTCCCCTCAGCGCTCTTCCTATGGTCCCGGTTGTCCCCCAGTCCTCTTCCAGTGCTCCTAGTTCCCCACAGGTGGGCCCTTTCTATGGTCCTAGTTGTCCTctagtcccctcccagtgtcctcTCTTCCCCGCCCAgagctcccagttccctcccagtgcctcccggtgctcccagttcccctcaGCACCCTTTCTGTGGTCCTAGTTGCtccccagtcctctcccagtgcttccagtccCCTCCTGGTGCCCCTAGTTCTCCGCAGGTGGGCCCTTTCTATGGTCCTAATTGTCCCCTGGTCCCTTCCCAGTGTCCcctagtcccctcccagtgctcctaGTTCCCCTCAGGGCCCTTTCTGTGCTCCTAGTTtcccccacagcccccttccagtgtcccccagccccttcccagcgcTCCCACTTTTCCCCTGCCGTAGCTTCCCGTGTATCCAGCCCTGCCCCCCAGCGCCGGCCAGTTGACCCCTTTCCCCACAGGTGGGCCGGACGCTGGCCCGGGCGCAGGCAGCCCTGTCGTGGCCGGAggggtcccctccctccccgctgccgccgccatcCCCCTTCGCCCCGCTGAGCGACGCCGACCTCCGCACCTACCTGGGCCCCGGcgggcggctgctgcggccccacGACCTGCGCCTCCACGTCTACCACGGCGGCGTCGAGCCCGGACTGCGCAAGGTGGGtcccccccaacctccccacAGGTCTACCCGGGg
It encodes the following:
- the GRIPAP1 gene encoding GRIP1-associated protein 1, coding for MAQALSAEEFQRLQAQLLELRTENYRLSDELRKNGAELSGLRQRVQALDKDLTKANKALSKSKKAQEVEALLGETRMLQGKLQSQEDDFRLQNSTLLRELAKLCAQIEGLEEENRRLRQGGPPGPPRDLPSSADTPQDGATGDSGAPPAPTDSPPEPPQELQPAEEGAGGDVPPGEPPAPTAQAEVARLQAEVAELTEKLKKKQESFLQLQAEKETLLRDSRTEAEELQARREEEFRELQAQNRRLQQELEAAAQVEGGLRERSGALARELQETQVQRDALDAQLQACAGERDGLRRQLAEAEAARGESERGRRQAQEHVAAARAHAEEHRAELEGRVRELQAALGDAERQRELQEAEGRALRQELKDVRDGQRILEKKGSAALKDLKRQLQLERRRADRLQERLQELLAPSRARTGLEELGLEGGSPGRGPGGDSSSLSSLGRDGSAPGSTKSGSGSPGGGSGGGVPGGGGLSPAEVAELFQRLAQSQQERWLLEEKVRHLEVSSASMAEDLCRKSAIIQSFVRDSRLEAAGPPGPPRRGAGPGEEGLREMNKKLQNMLEEQLTKNLHLGQDLEVMSQELARLSKERAAPP